A portion of the Chryseobacterium tructae genome contains these proteins:
- a CDS encoding endonuclease/exonuclease/phosphatase family protein: MELFSFYNVENLFLPDPKPVHKLDPTKSGLRNWDERRYKNKLFKISHVFQLMKEENGVLPFIIGLSEVSGRKVLEDLVEMDPFNSEYGIVHYNSMDERKVDVAMLYNKSKVEVLDSETITFFFEITYKNTGNYDTTRDVLFSKIKYKGEIINVFIAHLPSKREKDINKPKRAFILNEIRQRIMKIVDEDKEHVILCGDFNENPDDENLVQILYDNDHEKVLMNPFQDLFSTRNYSTFHYKSGLLYDQIMMSRSLLDNQTLAFQEAHVFNSEKISSRTRNFEGRPFRTYAGTRYLGGYSDHFPVFVKFKSLS; the protein is encoded by the coding sequence ATGGAACTGTTCTCTTTTTATAATGTTGAAAATTTATTTTTACCCGATCCTAAACCTGTGCATAAATTAGATCCTACAAAGTCAGGTTTAAGAAACTGGGATGAGCGGAGATATAAAAATAAACTTTTTAAAATCTCCCACGTATTTCAATTGATGAAGGAGGAAAATGGAGTACTGCCATTTATCATTGGATTATCTGAAGTTTCCGGAAGGAAGGTTTTAGAAGATCTTGTGGAAATGGATCCCTTTAATTCTGAATATGGAATTGTACACTACAATTCTATGGATGAAAGAAAAGTGGATGTAGCCATGTTATATAATAAAAGTAAAGTAGAGGTTCTGGATTCTGAAACCATTACTTTCTTTTTTGAAATAACCTATAAAAACACAGGAAATTACGACACAACCAGAGACGTACTTTTTTCGAAAATTAAATATAAAGGGGAAATTATTAATGTCTTTATCGCCCATCTTCCCTCTAAGCGCGAAAAGGATATCAATAAACCCAAAAGAGCCTTTATATTGAATGAGATTCGGCAGCGAATCATGAAAATTGTAGATGAAGATAAGGAACATGTCATATTGTGTGGTGATTTTAACGAAAACCCGGATGATGAAAATTTAGTACAAATTCTCTATGACAATGATCATGAGAAGGTTTTGATGAACCCTTTTCAGGACTTGTTTTCTACAAGAAATTATTCTACTTTTCATTATAAATCTGGATTGTTGTATGATCAGATTATGATGTCGAGATCCCTACTTGATAATCAAACATTGGCTTTTCAGGAAGCTCATGTGTTTAATTCTGAGAAAATTAGCAGCAGAACCAGAAATTTTGAAGGACGGCCTTTCCGAACTTATGCTGGTACCCGGTATTTAGGCGGATACAGTGATCACTTTCCGGTTTTTGTAAAGTTTAAAAGCTTATCATAA
- a CDS encoding NAD(P)/FAD-dependent oxidoreductase has product METREKIIIIGGGFAGLQLAKTLNNKNKKVIVLDRMNHHMFQPLFYQVASGRIEPSNISFPFRKIFQQSRNTQFRMTDVKEIDAANNKVITDEAEFTYDKLIIATGCKTNFFGNKELEGKAFGMKNTQEAISIRNHVLMTFEKLIIEKSRSDDGNWNIVIVGSGPTGVELAGAFAEMKKDILPRDYPYMNFDHLKIILVSSTEKPLAVMSAEAQEKSEKYLKDLGVTFMSGEVVTEYDGDKVHLKSGKEIPSNNVIWAAGVTGNVIDGFPEDKLVRNRYIVDRYNKIKGYDNVYAIGDIAYMETPKYPQGHPQVANVAINQAKNLGKNLLKKTSDQWKEYEYDDQGSLATIGKHRAVVDLPFIKFQGFLAWYFWMFLHLMLILSVRNKLAIFFNWMWSYINKDSSLRLIIIPTKKNGTLQ; this is encoded by the coding sequence ATGGAAACACGCGAAAAAATCATCATTATAGGAGGAGGATTTGCGGGGCTACAGCTTGCAAAAACATTGAATAACAAGAACAAAAAAGTAATTGTTCTGGATCGGATGAACCATCATATGTTTCAGCCGCTTTTTTATCAGGTAGCCTCAGGAAGGATAGAACCTTCCAATATTTCTTTCCCCTTCAGAAAGATTTTTCAGCAATCCAGAAACACTCAGTTCCGGATGACAGATGTAAAGGAAATAGATGCTGCAAACAATAAGGTAATTACCGACGAGGCTGAATTTACTTATGATAAACTCATCATTGCAACGGGCTGTAAAACTAATTTTTTCGGTAATAAGGAACTTGAAGGAAAAGCCTTCGGAATGAAAAATACTCAGGAAGCAATCAGTATCAGAAATCACGTTCTGATGACGTTTGAAAAGCTGATTATTGAAAAAAGCCGAAGTGATGATGGAAACTGGAATATTGTTATTGTAGGAAGTGGTCCCACCGGTGTAGAGCTGGCAGGAGCCTTTGCCGAGATGAAAAAAGATATTCTTCCAAGAGATTATCCTTATATGAACTTTGATCATCTGAAAATTATTCTGGTAAGTTCCACAGAAAAGCCTCTTGCCGTAATGAGTGCTGAAGCTCAGGAGAAGTCTGAAAAATACCTTAAAGATCTTGGCGTAACCTTCATGAGTGGAGAGGTCGTTACAGAATATGATGGTGATAAAGTACATTTGAAAAGTGGTAAAGAAATACCTTCCAATAATGTAATCTGGGCAGCTGGTGTTACAGGAAATGTAATTGATGGCTTCCCTGAAGATAAATTAGTAAGAAACAGATATATTGTAGATCGATACAACAAAATAAAAGGGTATGATAATGTGTATGCAATTGGTGATATTGCCTATATGGAAACCCCTAAATATCCCCAGGGACATCCGCAGGTTGCCAATGTAGCTATTAATCAAGCCAAAAATTTAGGTAAAAATCTTTTAAAGAAAACCTCAGATCAATGGAAGGAGTATGAATATGATGACCAAGGCTCTTTAGCAACCATAGGAAAACATAGAGCCGTTGTAGATCTGCCATTTATAAAATTCCAGGGATTTTTGGCCTGGTATTTCTGGATGTTTCTCCATTTAATGCTAATTTTGAGCGTTCGAAATAAGCTGGCCATATTCTTCAATTGGATGTGGAGCTATATCAACAAGGATTCTTCCTTAAGATTAATTATTATACCTACTAAGAAAAACGGAACATTACAATGA
- a CDS encoding 5' nucleotidase, NT5C type → MKKVIVDMDGVMADVYHQLIQFEIRDTGREVELDSIAGKTELEAFPNGKKHVNEPGFFRTLPVMKGSQQAMEYLNNKYELYIVSAGMEFPNSLREKYDWLAEHFPFITWEQIVLCGSKKVVSGDVMIDDYPKNLDHFSGQRLIFTQPHNEFIENETYRRVNSWDEIMNVL, encoded by the coding sequence ATGAAAAAAGTGATCGTTGATATGGATGGGGTAATGGCAGATGTATACCATCAGCTGATTCAATTTGAAATAAGAGATACCGGAAGAGAGGTTGAACTTGATAGTATTGCAGGGAAAACTGAATTGGAGGCTTTTCCCAACGGAAAGAAACATGTAAATGAACCAGGATTTTTCAGAACATTGCCCGTAATGAAAGGAAGCCAACAAGCAATGGAATACCTAAACAATAAATATGAATTATATATTGTCTCAGCAGGAATGGAGTTTCCAAACAGTCTACGTGAAAAATATGACTGGCTTGCAGAGCATTTTCCATTCATTACCTGGGAACAAATTGTACTTTGTGGGAGTAAGAAAGTCGTTTCCGGAGATGTGATGATTGATGACTATCCAAAGAATTTAGATCATTTTTCAGGACAAAGGTTGATCTTTACCCAGCCTCATAATGAATTCATCGAAAATGAAACGTATAGAAGAGTGAATTCATGGGATGAAATCATGAATGTTTTATAA
- a CDS encoding S41 family peptidase, producing the protein MKIKLVLILIMFSYGIGNAQSVCGCKDALQKIISKIETEYPGFELKTKDKILYEAVKNKAMTSAENVKNDEDCLEILKDYTGFFKDRHIWVLPNQTNQQKVSNNVALKPLKVNLEKFKRDIQKSKDGFEGIWENDSYEVGIKKINEKEYAGFIIKADPAYWKANEIKFKLFSDGSYEYYLPDHSIQKGTYKMEGNSLLYFNELRSFFIKKNPQSTMSPEEIENKKDEINEIFIKKISPKTVMIRLKYFSYSFVDQIEKLIEKNRGILEGAAFWIIDVRGNGGGTDDAYRSLLPYITTNPVRNVGAEYLASTTLIQTSENYLKGISKDSIKNREDIKDLKARIALLKKNQGKYVNYSTDKVTVSSIPHADKSPAQIVVLADNKTGSAAENFLLKAKQSKKVKIMGIPSSGVLDYANAMFLITDVITLNY; encoded by the coding sequence GTATAGGGAATGCACAATCAGTATGTGGATGTAAAGATGCCCTGCAAAAAATAATTTCGAAAATTGAAACCGAATATCCCGGATTTGAATTGAAAACGAAAGATAAAATCTTGTATGAAGCGGTGAAAAATAAAGCTATGACCTCTGCCGAAAATGTAAAGAATGATGAAGACTGTCTGGAAATATTAAAAGATTATACCGGCTTTTTTAAAGACCGCCATATCTGGGTCCTACCCAATCAAACTAATCAGCAAAAAGTATCAAATAATGTTGCCTTGAAACCATTAAAAGTCAATTTAGAAAAATTTAAAAGAGACATTCAAAAATCAAAAGACGGCTTTGAAGGAATTTGGGAAAATGATAGTTATGAAGTTGGAATAAAAAAAATAAATGAGAAAGAATATGCCGGATTCATTATAAAAGCAGATCCGGCCTATTGGAAAGCAAATGAGATTAAGTTCAAATTATTTTCTGACGGTAGTTATGAATATTATTTGCCGGATCACTCTATACAAAAAGGAACGTACAAAATGGAGGGAAACAGCCTTTTGTATTTTAATGAGCTTAGATCTTTTTTTATCAAAAAAAATCCTCAATCTACCATGAGCCCAGAAGAAATTGAAAATAAAAAGGATGAGATCAACGAAATTTTTATAAAAAAGATAAGCCCCAAAACGGTGATGATCAGACTTAAATATTTTAGCTATTCATTTGTAGATCAAATAGAAAAATTGATAGAGAAAAATAGAGGGATCTTGGAAGGAGCAGCATTTTGGATTATTGATGTAAGAGGCAATGGAGGTGGTACAGACGATGCCTACAGATCACTTTTGCCTTATATTACAACGAATCCGGTGAGAAATGTAGGGGCAGAATATTTGGCTTCCACCACTTTAATTCAGACATCAGAAAATTATTTAAAAGGAATATCTAAAGATTCTATTAAAAATAGAGAAGATATCAAGGATTTAAAAGCAAGAATTGCTCTGTTGAAAAAAAATCAGGGGAAATACGTGAATTATAGTACAGATAAAGTAACTGTAAGTTCCATCCCTCATGCGGATAAAAGCCCCGCTCAGATCGTTGTTCTGGCAGATAATAAGACAGGAAGTGCTGCTGAAAACTTTCTTTTAAAGGCAAAACAAAGCAAGAAAGTTAAAATCATGGGGATTCCCTCTTCCGGTGTTCTGGATTATGCTAATGCAATGTTTTTGATTACGGATGTAATAACTTTAAATTACTGA
- a CDS encoding glycoside hydrolase family 25 protein, which yields MTQKKYTKKTAKQIHKNRRSSYFFRRRVILAILIVALIGTGFYLKQSVSYYYALYFNKFIHKKLHNSEKESSRIQRILANNLDKTYGFDVSHYQNREDIKWDSLSIGNKTIPLEFVVMRATMGNKSADKHFDEFWEMAKKHNLIRGAYHFYRADEDPIIQANNFLANVKLESGDLPPILDIEKIPKRKTNKKLVEDLKIWCKIVEETYGEKPIIYTYYHYYKDFLKGEFEGYPLWLANYNDVPTPSPDDQWDFWQFTENGIVHGINTKVDLDIYNGNSWSLKRLTLD from the coding sequence ATGACACAAAAAAAGTACACCAAAAAAACTGCCAAACAGATCCACAAGAACAGACGGAGTAGTTATTTTTTCCGCAGAAGGGTAATATTAGCGATCTTAATTGTGGCTTTAATCGGGACGGGATTTTATCTAAAGCAATCCGTCAGTTATTACTATGCATTGTACTTTAATAAGTTTATTCATAAAAAACTTCACAACAGTGAAAAGGAAAGTTCAAGAATTCAAAGAATATTAGCCAACAACCTTGATAAGACCTATGGCTTTGATGTTTCTCACTATCAAAATAGGGAAGATATTAAGTGGGACAGTCTAAGTATTGGTAATAAAACTATTCCTCTGGAGTTTGTGGTCATGAGGGCTACCATGGGAAATAAAAGTGCAGATAAACACTTTGATGAGTTTTGGGAAATGGCTAAAAAGCATAATCTGATCCGCGGTGCTTACCACTTTTACAGAGCAGATGAAGATCCGATCATTCAGGCGAATAATTTTTTAGCAAATGTAAAACTAGAGAGTGGCGATCTTCCTCCTATTCTGGATATAGAAAAAATCCCAAAACGAAAAACCAATAAAAAACTAGTAGAAGATCTAAAGATTTGGTGTAAGATTGTAGAAGAAACCTATGGTGAAAAACCTATCATTTACACCTATTACCATTACTATAAAGATTTTCTGAAAGGTGAATTTGAAGGTTATCCATTATGGTTGGCAAATTATAACGATGTCCCTACTCCGTCTCCTGATGATCAATGGGATTTTTGGCAATTTACCGAAAACGGAATTGTTCACGGGATTAATACCAAGGTCGATCTGGATATTTACAATGGTAATTCTTGGTCATTGAAAAGATTGACGCTGGATTGA
- the trmD gene encoding tRNA (guanosine(37)-N1)-methyltransferase TrmD, translating into MRIDIISVLPELMESPFQTSILKRAMDKGLAEVHFHHLRDWAINKHRQIDDEPYGGGAGMVMMVEPLDKCISELKSQRNYDEVIYLTPDGVTLNQKIANSLSIKENLIFLCGHYKGIDQRVRDLHITKEISIGDYVLTGGELAACVLADSIIRLLPGVLNDEQSALTDSFQDDLLSPPIYTRPESYKGLEVPRILLSGNSGKIEEWRHDEAVRITKEKRPDLL; encoded by the coding sequence ATGAGAATTGATATCATAAGCGTACTTCCAGAATTGATGGAAAGTCCATTTCAAACTTCTATTTTAAAGAGAGCAATGGACAAAGGACTGGCAGAAGTACATTTTCATCATTTGAGAGACTGGGCAATTAATAAGCACAGGCAAATTGATGATGAACCTTACGGAGGAGGAGCAGGAATGGTCATGATGGTAGAGCCATTGGACAAATGCATTTCAGAGCTTAAATCTCAAAGAAATTATGATGAGGTTATTTATCTTACGCCAGATGGTGTAACTCTTAACCAAAAAATAGCCAACTCTCTTTCTATAAAAGAAAATCTGATCTTTCTTTGTGGTCATTACAAAGGAATAGATCAGAGAGTAAGAGATCTTCATATTACCAAAGAAATATCTATTGGTGATTATGTGCTTACTGGTGGAGAACTTGCTGCATGTGTACTTGCAGATTCTATTATAAGACTACTTCCGGGAGTTTTAAACGATGAACAAAGTGCATTAACAGATAGCTTCCAAGATGATCTTCTATCACCGCCAATTTATACAAGACCTGAAAGCTACAAAGGACTGGAAGTTCCTAGGATCTTGTTAAGCGGAAATTCTGGTAAAATTGAAGAATGGCGTCATGATGAAGCCGTGAGAATCACTAAAGAAAAGCGTCCTGATCTTCTTTAA
- a CDS encoding Lrp/AsnC ligand binding domain-containing protein, with protein sequence MKNSSNTSYHLDSIDKEIIYMLMDNAKTSLAHISKNVGISTTAVHQRIKKLEHAGVIENSISFLNPKKIGYKVISYIGVFLDQPSHYPEVVKSLHDINEVVEAHYTTGNYTIFLKVLCKDNDHLMQILSKLQKLKGVTRTETFISLEQGIYRQLKV encoded by the coding sequence ATGAAAAATTCGAGCAACACAAGTTACCATTTAGATTCCATTGACAAGGAAATCATCTACATGTTGATGGACAATGCTAAAACTTCTTTAGCACACATTTCAAAGAATGTTGGTATCTCTACAACAGCGGTACATCAAAGAATTAAAAAGTTGGAACACGCAGGAGTTATTGAAAACTCAATTTCATTCCTTAACCCTAAGAAAATCGGGTATAAAGTGATTTCGTACATCGGGGTGTTTTTGGATCAACCAAGTCATTATCCTGAAGTGGTAAAATCTTTGCATGATATCAATGAAGTGGTAGAAGCCCACTATACAACAGGAAATTATACAATATTCCTTAAGGTTCTTTGTAAGGATAACGACCATTTGATGCAAATCCTTAGCAAACTTCAAAAATTGAAAGGAGTTACAAGAACAGAAACTTTTATATCTTTGGAACAAGGTATTTACAGACAATTGAAAGTATAA
- the dusB gene encoding tRNA dihydrouridine synthase DusB, whose product MIKIGNIELPEFPLLLAPMEDVSDPPFRRLCKMHGADLMYSEFISSEGLIRDAIKSRKKLDIFDYERPVGIQIFGGDEEAMAMSARIVETVNPDLVDINFGCPVKKVVCKGAGAGVLKDIDLMVRLTKAVVSSTHLPVTVKTRLGWDSNSINIDEVAERLQETGIKALTIHARTRGQMYKGEADWEHISRIKQNPNIEIPIFGNGDIDSPEKALAYKQKYACDGIMIGRAAIGYPWIFNEIKHFFKTGEHLPTPTISDRLLAVRQHAEWSAEWKGERLGLVEMRQHYSNYFRGIPHFKDFRKRFLEVFTLEEMDALIKETQQFYEEYQAQA is encoded by the coding sequence ATGATAAAAATAGGCAACATAGAACTGCCGGAATTTCCACTTTTGCTGGCTCCGATGGAAGATGTAAGTGATCCTCCGTTCAGACGTTTGTGTAAAATGCACGGTGCAGATTTAATGTATTCGGAATTTATTTCTTCCGAAGGGTTAATTCGTGATGCAATTAAGAGTCGTAAAAAACTGGATATTTTCGATTATGAAAGACCAGTCGGGATACAAATCTTCGGTGGTGATGAAGAAGCAATGGCCATGTCTGCAAGAATTGTAGAAACAGTAAATCCGGATCTTGTTGATATTAATTTTGGCTGCCCTGTAAAAAAGGTAGTCTGTAAAGGTGCCGGAGCTGGGGTTTTGAAGGATATTGACCTTATGGTACGCCTTACAAAAGCTGTAGTAAGCTCTACACACCTGCCGGTAACCGTTAAAACCCGTTTGGGATGGGACAGCAATTCCATCAATATTGATGAAGTGGCAGAACGCCTACAGGAAACCGGAATCAAAGCACTTACCATACATGCCAGAACCCGAGGACAAATGTATAAGGGCGAAGCAGATTGGGAGCACATTTCAAGAATTAAGCAAAATCCAAATATTGAAATTCCAATTTTCGGGAATGGCGACATAGACTCTCCTGAAAAAGCATTGGCGTACAAACAAAAGTATGCTTGTGATGGAATTATGATTGGACGTGCAGCCATTGGTTATCCTTGGATATTTAATGAAATTAAACATTTCTTTAAAACAGGAGAACATTTACCTACGCCAACTATTTCAGACCGATTATTAGCAGTACGCCAGCATGCAGAATGGAGTGCAGAATGGAAAGGGGAAAGATTAGGACTGGTAGAAATGAGACAACATTACAGCAACTATTTCAGAGGTATCCCTCACTTCAAGGATTTCAGAAAAAGATTCCTGGAAGTTTTCACATTAGAAGAAATGGATGCCCTCATCAAAGAAACTCAGCAATTCTACGAAGAATATCAAGCTCAGGCATAA
- the deoC gene encoding deoxyribose-phosphate aldolase codes for MNIAQYLDSTYLKTPEQSGMSHEETLQFDKKLTQEAIDNGIFAVMIRPDYVADIKKYIQEKNSNVVVGTVIGFHEGTYSIEEKLAEASKAIEDGADELDFVINYNAYLQGNTTLVKEEFVKCTKLSLEHHKIAKWIIEIAALTDEQIADLTKSISNWAEENFSVNDLQNIFVKSSTGFYETTGGKPNGATFEGVKIMLDNAGNLPVKAAGGVRTPEDAEKMINMGVKRIGTSSALALIKNESSSGGY; via the coding sequence ATGAACATAGCCCAATATTTGGATTCAACTTACTTGAAGACACCGGAACAATCAGGAATGTCACATGAAGAAACCCTTCAGTTTGATAAGAAACTTACACAGGAAGCCATTGATAATGGTATTTTCGCTGTAATGATCCGTCCTGATTATGTAGCAGACATTAAGAAATACATTCAGGAGAAAAATTCAAATGTGGTAGTAGGAACTGTAATAGGGTTCCACGAAGGAACATATTCAATAGAAGAGAAACTTGCAGAAGCGTCAAAAGCTATTGAAGATGGTGCCGATGAATTGGATTTTGTAATTAATTACAATGCCTATCTTCAGGGAAACACTACTTTGGTAAAAGAAGAGTTTGTGAAGTGTACTAAATTATCTTTGGAGCATCATAAAATTGCCAAATGGATCATTGAGATTGCCGCACTAACTGACGAGCAGATTGCAGATCTTACCAAAAGTATTTCAAACTGGGCAGAAGAGAATTTCTCAGTTAATGATTTACAGAATATTTTCGTTAAGTCATCAACTGGTTTTTATGAAACTACAGGTGGAAAGCCTAATGGAGCAACCTTTGAAGGAGTAAAAATTATGTTGGATAATGCTGGGAATCTTCCTGTAAAGGCTGCCGGAGGGGTGAGAACTCCTGAAGATGCTGAAAAAATGATTAACATGGGAGTGAAGAGAATCGGAACTTCTTCAGCACTGGCATTAATTAAAAATGAATCTTCTTCAGGCGGATATTAA
- a CDS encoding mechanosensitive ion channel family protein, with protein sequence MGFSGFLWKFIGSLGVAGVIAGVALKDLVSSIFSGMLIGIDKAFKVGDYITIGAHSGTVQEIGFLTTKILTDDGKKAYIPNQVVFNAPFYNITASPQRRIILNFEIPADEDISKAQKGILEVVKALDNVDKLDTAEVIFTDLKQGSFNLQVKFWIKIGANLAQIRSKAYLNIKERFDADNIKLVTPTSISITTGESNLSENHDK encoded by the coding sequence ATGGGCTTCAGTGGGTTCCTTTGGAAATTTATTGGAAGCTTGGGAGTAGCCGGGGTTATTGCCGGGGTAGCCTTGAAGGATCTTGTTTCAAGTATCTTTTCAGGAATGCTTATTGGTATCGATAAGGCCTTTAAAGTGGGTGATTATATTACGATCGGAGCTCATTCCGGAACGGTACAGGAAATTGGCTTTTTAACTACAAAAATTCTTACAGACGATGGAAAGAAAGCATATATTCCAAATCAGGTGGTTTTCAATGCTCCGTTTTATAATATAACCGCTTCACCTCAACGCAGAATTATTTTAAATTTTGAGATTCCGGCTGACGAAGATATTAGCAAAGCCCAGAAAGGGATCTTAGAGGTAGTTAAAGCCCTTGATAATGTGGATAAGTTAGATACTGCAGAAGTTATCTTTACAGATTTGAAACAGGGTTCATTTAATCTACAGGTTAAATTCTGGATTAAGATCGGAGCTAATCTGGCACAGATAAGAAGTAAAGCTTATTTGAATATTAAAGAGCGATTTGATGCGGATAATATCAAACTTGTAACGCCTACAAGTATTAGCATTACGACAGGGGAAAGCAACTTGTCTGAAAATCATGACAAGTAA
- a CDS encoding T9SS type A sorting domain-containing protein, whose translation MKKLYSLIAVAVLAVSMSAQGSESFTNLNAATGTYTAGTFVGDNAVTWTYNGARKVTTGDNVTGTSIGFDSSNTRNVKANSGAGGVGTVTYTVRSYFTGGTAANRVIQVYVNGTMYDSYALDAMGTNYTRTLTANVSGDVSIEFRSTGTRQIVIDDISWTTAGSLGTAEVKGKTNNFIKNTSVDNEIYFGTKADIKIFNVNGQVVKTGSVSENGSLNIASLQKGIYFVTGIINGKAVSEKIIKK comes from the coding sequence ATGAAAAAACTTTATTCTTTAATTGCTGTAGCAGTTCTTGCAGTTTCGATGTCAGCACAAGGATCAGAATCATTTACCAATTTAAATGCTGCAACTGGTACTTATACAGCTGGTACTTTTGTAGGGGACAATGCTGTTACATGGACCTATAATGGAGCGAGAAAAGTTACAACTGGCGATAATGTTACAGGAACATCTATTGGTTTTGACTCTAGTAATACTAGAAATGTAAAAGCAAATTCTGGAGCAGGAGGAGTTGGAACTGTTACATATACAGTTAGATCTTATTTTACCGGAGGTACAGCTGCTAACAGAGTTATTCAGGTGTATGTTAATGGAACAATGTATGATTCATATGCATTAGATGCGATGGGTACTAATTATACAAGAACTTTAACGGCAAATGTTTCCGGAGATGTTTCTATAGAATTTAGATCTACAGGAACAAGACAAATTGTTATAGACGATATATCTTGGACTACAGCAGGAAGTTTAGGAACAGCAGAAGTGAAAGGTAAAACAAATAATTTTATTAAAAATACATCTGTAGATAATGAAATTTATTTTGGAACAAAAGCTGATATTAAGATCTTCAATGTAAATGGGCAAGTAGTTAAAACAGGTTCAGTTTCTGAAAATGGATCTTTAAATATTGCAAGTCTACAAAAAGGGATTTATTTTGTAACAGGAATTATCAATGGTAAAGCCGTTTCTGAGAAGATTATTAAAAAGTAA
- a CDS encoding putative DNA modification/repair radical SAM protein has protein sequence MNFDRLKEKLEILADAAKYDVSCSSSGGTRKNKKGALGDSSVSGICHTYTEDGRCVSLLKILLTNHCIYDCAYCVSRSSNDVKRAAFTVEEVVDLTINFYRRNYIEGLFLSSGIFKNADTTMERLVRVAKKLRLEENFNGYIHLKSIPGASDELMQEAALYADRLSVNLEIPTESGLKLLAPEKNREDMINPMRYIQKGIIQYQDEKKILKKVPKFAPAGQSTQMIVGATNENDLQIIKVADHFYRHFNLKRVYYSGYVPVLEDNRLPSLTTEVPMLRENRLYQSDWLMRFYGFKAEEILDPNVPFLDLEMDPKLSWALRNLHQFPVNIQTADYQMILRIPGIGVKSAQKIVSARRFQMLTLEHLRQLGAAVNRAKYFIDFDAGNTYLKYLTDKNFRKLLIGGSTSKFHNQFSQQLSLF, from the coding sequence ATGAATTTTGACCGCCTTAAAGAAAAACTTGAAATCCTTGCTGATGCGGCAAAGTATGATGTTTCATGCTCATCAAGCGGAGGAACGAGAAAGAATAAAAAGGGTGCTTTGGGAGACAGTTCCGTAAGTGGGATCTGTCATACTTATACCGAAGATGGCAGATGTGTTTCTTTACTCAAAATTTTATTGACTAATCATTGTATCTATGATTGTGCTTATTGTGTATCCAGAAGTTCAAATGATGTAAAAAGAGCAGCATTTACGGTGGAAGAAGTGGTAGACTTAACTATTAATTTCTACCGTAGAAATTATATTGAAGGATTATTTCTAAGCTCGGGAATTTTCAAGAATGCAGATACCACTATGGAGCGACTTGTAAGAGTTGCCAAGAAATTGCGTCTGGAAGAGAATTTCAATGGATATATTCATTTAAAATCCATTCCTGGAGCCAGTGATGAGCTTATGCAGGAAGCTGCATTATATGCGGACAGGCTTTCGGTAAATCTGGAAATTCCAACCGAAAGTGGTTTAAAATTATTAGCTCCTGAAAAGAACAGGGAGGATATGATTAATCCTATGAGATATATTCAAAAAGGGATTATCCAATATCAGGATGAGAAAAAGATTTTAAAGAAGGTTCCTAAATTTGCTCCGGCAGGCCAATCTACTCAAATGATTGTAGGAGCCACCAATGAAAATGATCTGCAAATTATCAAAGTTGCAGATCACTTTTACAGACATTTCAATCTGAAGAGGGTTTATTATTCCGGATATGTTCCGGTTTTAGAAGATAACAGGCTTCCTTCTTTAACTACTGAAGTTCCAATGCTCCGTGAAAACAGGTTGTATCAATCAGATTGGCTGATGAGATTTTATGGTTTTAAAGCGGAGGAAATCTTAGATCCAAATGTTCCTTTCCTGGATTTGGAAATGGATCCAAAACTGAGCTGGGCACTCCGAAATTTGCATCAATTTCCAGTAAACATTCAGACTGCAGATTACCAAATGATTTTAAGAATTCCGGGAATTGGAGTCAAATCTGCTCAGAAAATTGTGAGTGCAAGACGTTTTCAGATGTTAACACTGGAACATTTGAGACAATTGGGAGCTGCTGTCAACAGAGCGAAATATTTTATTGATTTCGATGCCGGCAATACCTATCTGAAATATTTAACGGATAAAAACTTCAGAAAACTATTGATTGGAGGAAGTACTTCAAAATTTCATAATCAGTTTTCGCAACAGCTGAGCCTTTTTTAG